From [Clostridium] symbiosum, a single genomic window includes:
- a CDS encoding permease — MLVMTKYLFIVLLCFAIGDFFGVFTKAKISSVFIIFMIFLGGFMSGIFPKDIIDQAGLTEFSRWSASFIIFSIGSQINLAQLKKEWRVVIMSLVAMAVALVGVLVIIPFIGRESALVSIPIVNGGINATQIMTEGALEKGLTTAAALGAFIYAIQKFVGTIPASYFGRQEGFLLVNEYREKKAQGIDLLKGLEDVSSESDDANGHKQTFFQKHKKYYTDYTCLAITACGGFLSYLVAAHTPGINYGIWALIFGCGANCLGLIPTRILNYGNSMGIVMMAMFADIIPALANVNLGNIALIGFQTVLVFAAVLIFSVFCLRVLPLWKIVGSRNKAMGCAMAQLLGFPATQLIVNEVALAVSETEEEKNYVITKLTPAFVVSGFVSVTSLSIIIAGVLVNFL; from the coding sequence ATGTTAGTAATGACCAAGTATCTGTTTATCGTCCTGCTCTGCTTTGCCATTGGTGATTTTTTCGGGGTGTTCACCAAAGCAAAAATATCATCCGTATTTATCATTTTCATGATATTTCTGGGTGGGTTCATGTCGGGTATCTTTCCAAAAGATATCATCGATCAGGCGGGGCTTACTGAATTCAGCCGCTGGTCGGCAAGTTTTATCATTTTCAGTATCGGCTCACAAATCAACCTGGCACAATTAAAAAAGGAATGGCGGGTCGTTATCATGTCCCTGGTGGCTATGGCCGTAGCTCTCGTCGGGGTCCTTGTGATTATTCCGTTCATCGGCAGGGAATCTGCACTTGTATCAATCCCGATTGTAAACGGCGGTATCAATGCCACACAGATTATGACCGAGGGGGCGCTTGAAAAAGGCCTCACCACCGCAGCGGCTCTGGGCGCATTTATCTATGCCATCCAGAAATTCGTTGGAACAATTCCTGCCTCCTATTTTGGCCGTCAGGAGGGATTTCTTCTGGTTAATGAATACCGTGAAAAGAAAGCCCAGGGAATCGACCTTTTAAAAGGCCTTGAAGATGTTTCATCGGAAAGCGATGATGCAAACGGCCACAAACAGACCTTTTTCCAGAAACACAAAAAATATTATACCGACTATACCTGCCTTGCCATCACGGCCTGCGGCGGCTTCCTCTCCTATCTGGTTGCGGCGCACACCCCCGGCATCAACTACGGAATCTGGGCTCTTATATTTGGATGCGGAGCCAACTGCCTCGGCCTTATCCCAACCCGTATTTTAAATTATGGCAACTCCATGGGTATTGTCATGATGGCGATGTTTGCCGACATCATTCCAGCCCTTGCCAATGTAAACCTGGGCAATATCGCACTGATCGGTTTTCAGACCGTACTGGTATTTGCTGCCGTACTCATTTTCAGCGTATTCTGCCTTCGCGTTCTTCCACTGTGGAAAATCGTTGGTTCCAGGAATAAGGCAATGGGCTGTGCCATGGCCCAATTGTTAGGTTTCCCGGCCACACAGTTGATTGTCAACGAGGTAGCTCTGGCTGTATCCGAAACCGAAGAAGAAAAAAATTATGTGATTACAAAACTTACGCCTGCTTTTGTCGTATCGGGCTTTGTTTCCGTCACATCCCTGTCCATCATTATAGCCGGAGTTTTGGTCAACTTCCTTTGA